In one Oryza glaberrima chromosome 2, OglaRS2, whole genome shotgun sequence genomic region, the following are encoded:
- the LOC127762328 gene encoding mediator of RNA polymerase II transcription subunit 18 — MECVVQGIIETQHVDALEVLLQGLSGVPKERVRVHELCLKSGPNLGVVPSEVRLLCDLAQSTPSWTIRHVGGAMRGAGAEQISVLVRSIVESKASNNVLRYFYGIGYKLDHEVLKGGFAFRFHRGAQITVTVTSVSKMTKLHATNEAVPITPAIQLVEITAPAAADNYNDVVSAVTSFCEYLAPLLHLSKPGNSTGIVPTAGAAAASLMSSGGGGGGKTL, encoded by the exons ATGGAGTGCGTGGTGCAGGGGATCATCGAGACCCAG CATGTTGATGCTCTTGAGGTTCTTCTCCAGGGCCTCTCTGGTGTCCCAAAAGAACGTGTCAGAGTGCATGAGCTCTGTCTTAAAAGTGGGCCAAATCTAG GAGTTGTCCCATCAGAGGTTCGTTTATTGTGTGACTTAGCTCAGTCCACGCCATCCTG GACCATAAGACATGTTGGAGGTGCCATGAGAGGTGCTGGTGCAGAGCAAATCTCAGTCCTTGTGCGGTCAATTGTAGAGAGCAAAGCCAGCAACAATGTATTGCGTTACTTCTACGGTATAGGGTACAAGTTAGATCATGAAGTTCTGAAGGGAGGATTTGCATTTCGTTTCCACCGAGGTGCCCAGATAACTGTGACCGTTACCTCTGTTAGCAAGATGACAAAACTCCATGCTACCAACGAAGCTGTGCCAATCACTCCTGCAATACAGCTAGTGGAAATCACggcccctgctgctgctgacaATTACAACGATGTCGTTTCAGCAGTCACTTCGTTCTGTGAATATCTAGCACC GCTTCTGCATCTCTCTAAACCAGGCAATTCGACTGGAATCGTCCCGACTGCAGGCGCTGCTGCCGCCTCACTCATGtcaagtggtggtggtggtggtggtaaaaCGTTGTGA